In the Gossypium arboreum isolate Shixiya-1 chromosome 10, ASM2569848v2, whole genome shotgun sequence genome, one interval contains:
- the LOC108489673 gene encoding ABC transporter C family member 8-like isoform X2, with amino-acid sequence MREAFVSLYPLKCFWQNSFNSELLYNVICRKLHIESSTIPTMASFRTLLGGFTLICEGKLDFGSFCIQRTIIDVINLVFLFVFYLLLFVCSVVESLSQRYWYYASRRSGMRMRSALMVAVYQKQLKLSSLGRRRHSTGEIVNYIAVDAYRMGEFPWWFHSTWSLVLQLFMSMGVLFSVVGLGAIPGIVPLVICGFLNMPFAKIIQKCQSEVMISQDERLRAISEILNSMKIIKLQSWEDKFKSLIESLRGKEFKWLSKQQFLRPYGTILYWISPTIVSSVVFLGCALFGSAPLNAGTIFTVLATLRSMAEPVRMLPEALSILIQVKVSFDRINTFLLDDELRNDEVRRFPLQNSDKSVTVEAGNFSWVPEIAIPTLRNVDLEIKRGQKIAVCGPVGAGKSSILYAMLGEIPTLSGTVSVFGSIAYVSQVSWIQSGTIRDNILYGKPMDADKYDKAINACALDKDINSFDHGDLTEIGQRGINMSGGQKQRIQLARAIYNDADIYLLDDPFSAVDALTASILFNDCVMTALAKKTVVLVTHQVEFLSEVDRILVMDGGQITQSGSYEKLLMAGTAFEQLVNAHRDSVTALGSLNGQGEGESRGIAPLMFNGCSPTKQNSEGEISVKGPPGIQLTQDEEVEIGDVGWKPFMDYVSISKGSVYLSLSILTQLTFVVLQATSTYWLAFSIQIPNMTNSMLIGVYTGVATLSAVFVFFRSHYAAHLGLKASKAFHSGLTNAIFKAPMLFFDSTPVGRIQTRASSDMSILDFDIPFAFVFVAAGVTEVLTTVGIMAFITWQVLIVAILAMVAVKYIQGYYMSSARELIRINGTTKAPVMNYAAETSLGVVTIRAFNMVDRFFRNNLKLVDTDATLFFLSNAAMEWLVLRIETLQNLTLFTAAFFLLLLPKNQVTPGLVGLSLSYALSLTVTQIFASRWYCSLWNYMISVERIKQFMHIPEEPPAIIEDNRPPSSWPSKGRIELQELKIRYRSNAPSVLKGITCTFQEGNRVGVVGRTGSGKTTLISALFRLVEPASGKILIDGLDICSMGLKDLRMKLSIIPQEPTLFRGSIRTNLDPLGLYSDDEIWKALEKCQLKTTISALPNKLDSSVSDEGENWSVGQRQLFCLGRVLLKRNRILVLDEATASIDSATDAILQRIIREEFSNCTVITVAHRVPTVIDSDMVMVLSYGKLLEYDEPSNLLATNSSFSKLVAEYWSSCRRNSYQNFSSYQ; translated from the exons ATGAGAGAAGCGTTTGTTTCACTTTATCCACTCAAGTGTTTTTGGCAAAACTCATTCAACTCTGAACTATTGTACAATGTGATTTGCCGAAAGCTTCACATTGAATCTTCAACTATTCCGACTATGGCTTCCTTCAGGACCTTACTTG GGGGGTTCACTTTAATTTGTGAAGGGAAACTTGATTTTGGTTCTTTTTGCATTCAACGAACCATCATAGATGTCATAAACCTGGTGTTCCTCTTTGTTTTCTATCTACTTTTGTTTGTATGTTCG GTTGTCGAGTCATTGTCGCAGAGGTATTGGTATTATGCTTCGAGGAGGTCTGGAATGAGGATGCGATCGGCATTAATGGTGGCAGTCTATCAGAAGCAGCTGAAGCTTTCGAGTTTGGGAAGGCGGAGACATTCGACTGGGGAAATTGTGAATTACATAGCAGTAGATGCCTATAGAATGGGGGAGTTTCCATGGTGGTTTCATTCAACTTGGAGTCTTGTGTTGCAGCTTTTCATGTCTATGGGAGTGCTTTTCTCAGTTGTTGGTCTCGGTGCTATACCCGGTATAGTCCCTCTTGTCATATGTGGATTCCTTAATATGCCATTTGCGAAGATCATACAAAAATGCCAATCTGAAGTCATGATCTCACAAGATGAGAGATTGAGAGCCATTTCTGAGATCTTAAACAGCATGAAGATCATCAAGTTGCAGTCCTGGGAGGATAAATTCAAGAGCTTGATCGAGTCCTTACGTGGCAAGGAGTTCAAATGGCTTTCTAAACAGCAGTTTTTGAGGCCTTATGGTACTATCTTGTATTGGATCTCTCCAACTATTGTTTCTTCAGTTGTCTTCTTGGGATGTGCTCTATTTGGGAGTGCCCCATTGAATGCTGGAACCATTTTTACAGTTCTTGCAACTCTAAGAAGCATGGCAGAACCTGTTAGAATGTTACCCGAGGCACTTTCGATTCTTATACAAGTCAAAGTTTCTTTTGACAGAATCAACACTTTTCTTCTTGATGACGAACTCAGGAATGATGAAGTAAGGAGATTTCCCCTGCAGAATTCTGATAAAAGTGTGACAGTAGAAGCAGGAAATTTCAGTTGGGTTCCTGAAATTGCAATTCCAACACTTAGAAATGTGGATTTGGAAATAAAAAGAGGGCAGAAGATAGCTGTTTGTGGACCGGTAGGGGCTGGAAAATCCTCAATCTTGTATGCAATGCTGGGAGAGATACCGACACTTTCAGGAACG GTTAGCGTGTTTGGATCCATTGCCTATGTTTCTCAAGTTTCATGGATCCAGAGTGGGACAATTCGTGACAACATACTCTATGGAAAGCCGATGGATGCAGACAAATATGACAAGGCCATTAACGCTTGTGCTCTGGATAAAGATATCAATAGTTTTGATCATGGTGATCTCACGGAAATAGGTCAAAGAGGGATTAACATGAGTGGAGGGCAGAAGCAAAGGATTCAACTCGCTCGAGCGATCTATAATGATGCCGACATCTATCTTCTTGATGACCCTTTCAGTGCTGTTGATGCACTTACAGCTTCTATTTTGTTCAAT GATTGTGTTATGACTGCTCTAGCGAAGAAAACTGTTGTCCTGGTAACTCATCAAGTGGAGTTTCTCTCAGAAGTTGATAGAATTTTG GTTATGGATGGTGGACAAATTACTCAATCAGGAAGCTATGAAAAGCTACTGATGGCTGGGACAGCATTTGAGCAGCTTGTGAATGCTCATAGAGATTCCGTAACAGCATTAGGTTCTTTGAATGGTCAAGGTGAAGGAGAATCAAGAGGGATAGCTCCCTTGATGTTTAACGGATGTTCTCCAACTAAACAGAACAGTGAAGGGGAGATCTCGGTGAAGGGTCCGCCTGGAATACAATTAACACAAGATGAAGAAGTGGAGATCGGCGATGTTGGATGGAAGCCATTCATGGATTATGTTTCTATCTCAAAAGGATCCGTTTATCTTTCTTTAAGCATTTTAACTCAGCTTACCTTTGTTGTTCTTCAGGCCACTTCGACCTATTGGCTGGCATTTTCCATTCAAATTCCTAACATGACCAACAGCATGTTGATAGGAGTTTACACCGGAGTTGCCACCCTTAGTGCAGTTTTTGTGTTTTTTAGATCCCATTATGCTGCTCACCTAGGTTTAAAAGCTTCTAAAGCCTTCCACTCTGGTCTCACCAATGCCATTTTCAAAGCTCCAATGCTTTTTTTCGATTCTACTCCTGTTGGCAGGATTCAAACCCGA GCTTCATCAGATATGAGTATTCTTGATTTCGACATTCCATTTGCCTTTGTGTTTGTGGCAGCCGGTGTAACTGAAGTCTTAACAACAGTCGGAATCATGGCCTTTATTACATGGCAAGTTCTCATTGTCGCGATTCTTGCTATGGTAGCAGTAAAGTACATTCAG GGATATTATATGTCCTCTGCAAGGGAGCTCATAAGAATTAATGGAACGACTAAAGCTCCCGTTATGAATTATGCAGCCGAGACATCACTTGGAGTGGTCACCATAAGAGCTTTTAACATGGTGGATAGGTTCTTTAGAAATAACCTGAAGCTTGTTGACACAGATGCCacacttttctttctttctaatGCAGCCATGGAATGGCTAGTTCTACGGATTGAAACACTTCAAAACCTTACTCTATTCACTGCTGCATTTTTCCTGCTTCTGCTTCCCAAAAACCAAGTCACACCCG GGCTTGTTGGGCTCTCTCTTTCCTACGCTTTATCACTGACCGTTACGCAAATTTTTGCATCCCGTTGGTACTGCAGCTTATGGAACTATATGATTTCGGTTGAAAGGATAAAACAATTCATGCACATACCTGAAGAACCTCCAGCGATTATAGAAGACAACAGGCCCCCATCTTCATGGCCTTCTAAGGGTAGGATTGAATTGCAAGAACTGAAG ATAAGATATCGCTCGAATGCTCCTTCAGTTCTCAAAGGAATCACTTGCACTTTCCAAGAAGGGAACAGAGTAGGAGTTGTTGGACGGACTGGAAGTGGAAAAACTACGCTCATAAGCGCCTTGTTTCGCCTAGTAGAGCCTGCAAGCGGGAAAATTCTTATAGATGGACTTGATATATGCTCTATGGGACTGAAAGATTTGAGAATGAAGCTTAGCATCATTCCTCAAGAGCCAACTCTATTTAGAGGCAGCATTCGAACTAACTTAGACCCCCTAGGCCTCTATTcagatgatgaaatatggaag GCTTTGGAGAAGTGTCAACTTAAAACAACAATCAGTGCGCTGCCAAACAAGCTAGATTCATCTG TGAGTGATGAAGGTGAGAATTGGAGTGTGGGGCAGCGACAACTCTTTTGCCTTGGAAGAGTTCTCTTGAAACGGAACCGAATCCTAGTGCTGGATGAAGCCACTGCTTCCATAGACTCTGCAACCGATGCCATTTTGCAAAGAATTATCAGAGAAGAGTTCTCAAATTGCACCGTCATAACAGTGGCTCATAGAGTTCCAACTGTTATAGACAGTGACATGGTCATGGTCCTCTCCTATG GTAAATTGCTGGAATATGATGAGCCTTCAAACCTTTTGGCAACAAACTCTTCCTTTTCTAAGCTAGTAGCTGAATATTGGTCAAGTTGCAGGAgaaattcatatcaaaattttagcAGTTATCAATGA
- the LOC108489673 gene encoding ABC transporter C family member 8-like isoform X1, which produces MREAFVSLYPLKCFWQNSFNSELLYNVICRKLHIESSTIPTMASFRTLLGGFTLICEGKLDFGSFCIQRTIIDVINLVFLFVFYLLLFVCSVRKLQRSVVNKRDRISIVVSICCALISILYLSVGLWNLIARIGEFNGLIWLIELVRGLIWISLSVSLLVHTSQPVKIFISAWWVSFALLVSVLHIEILFRTHRIEIFDVLPWPVNILMLFCAFRNFIDLTKEHESLSEPLLEEKEEKYQIEVCEANFFSKLSFSWINPLLSRGYLRPLALEDIPSISAEDESSLAYQKFAYVWETLIREKSSIDRRNLVLRAITKVYFKENIIIAVCAILRTISVVALPLLLYAFVNYSNQEEENLQKGLVLLGFLIVLKVVESLSQRYWYYASRRSGMRMRSALMVAVYQKQLKLSSLGRRRHSTGEIVNYIAVDAYRMGEFPWWFHSTWSLVLQLFMSMGVLFSVVGLGAIPGIVPLVICGFLNMPFAKIIQKCQSEVMISQDERLRAISEILNSMKIIKLQSWEDKFKSLIESLRGKEFKWLSKQQFLRPYGTILYWISPTIVSSVVFLGCALFGSAPLNAGTIFTVLATLRSMAEPVRMLPEALSILIQVKVSFDRINTFLLDDELRNDEVRRFPLQNSDKSVTVEAGNFSWVPEIAIPTLRNVDLEIKRGQKIAVCGPVGAGKSSILYAMLGEIPTLSGTVSVFGSIAYVSQVSWIQSGTIRDNILYGKPMDADKYDKAINACALDKDINSFDHGDLTEIGQRGINMSGGQKQRIQLARAIYNDADIYLLDDPFSAVDALTASILFNDCVMTALAKKTVVLVTHQVEFLSEVDRILVMDGGQITQSGSYEKLLMAGTAFEQLVNAHRDSVTALGSLNGQGEGESRGIAPLMFNGCSPTKQNSEGEISVKGPPGIQLTQDEEVEIGDVGWKPFMDYVSISKGSVYLSLSILTQLTFVVLQATSTYWLAFSIQIPNMTNSMLIGVYTGVATLSAVFVFFRSHYAAHLGLKASKAFHSGLTNAIFKAPMLFFDSTPVGRIQTRASSDMSILDFDIPFAFVFVAAGVTEVLTTVGIMAFITWQVLIVAILAMVAVKYIQGYYMSSARELIRINGTTKAPVMNYAAETSLGVVTIRAFNMVDRFFRNNLKLVDTDATLFFLSNAAMEWLVLRIETLQNLTLFTAAFFLLLLPKNQVTPGLVGLSLSYALSLTVTQIFASRWYCSLWNYMISVERIKQFMHIPEEPPAIIEDNRPPSSWPSKGRIELQELKIRYRSNAPSVLKGITCTFQEGNRVGVVGRTGSGKTTLISALFRLVEPASGKILIDGLDICSMGLKDLRMKLSIIPQEPTLFRGSIRTNLDPLGLYSDDEIWKALEKCQLKTTISALPNKLDSSVSDEGENWSVGQRQLFCLGRVLLKRNRILVLDEATASIDSATDAILQRIIREEFSNCTVITVAHRVPTVIDSDMVMVLSYGKLLEYDEPSNLLATNSSFSKLVAEYWSSCRRNSYQNFSSYQ; this is translated from the exons ATGAGAGAAGCGTTTGTTTCACTTTATCCACTCAAGTGTTTTTGGCAAAACTCATTCAACTCTGAACTATTGTACAATGTGATTTGCCGAAAGCTTCACATTGAATCTTCAACTATTCCGACTATGGCTTCCTTCAGGACCTTACTTG GGGGGTTCACTTTAATTTGTGAAGGGAAACTTGATTTTGGTTCTTTTTGCATTCAACGAACCATCATAGATGTCATAAACCTGGTGTTCCTCTTTGTTTTCTATCTACTTTTGTTTGTATGTTCGGTAAGAAAACTGCAACGTAGTGTTGTTAACAAAAGGGATAGGATCTCCATTGTTGTTTCCATCTGTTGTGCTCTTATTAGTATATTGTATCTTAGTGTTGGTTTATGGAATCTAATagcaagaattggtgaatttaATGGCTTGATCTGGTTGATTGAGCTTGTTAGAGGATTAATTTGGATTTCGTTATCAGTTTCATTGCTTGTTCATACATCACAACCAGTGAAAATTTTCATCTCCGCGTGGTGGGTGTCGTTCGCATTATTGGTTTCGGTTCTTcatattgaaattttatttagaaCACACCGGATTGAAATATTCGACGTTCTTCCATGGCCTGTGAACATCTTGATGCTGTTTTGTGCTTTTAGAAACTTCATTGATTTGACTAAGGAACATGAGAGTCTTTCAGAACCTCTATTagaggaaaaggaagaaaaataccAGATAGAAGTTTGTGAGGCCAATTTCTTTAGCAAACTGTCATTTTCTTGGATTAATCCTTTGCTTTCCAGGGGTTATTTGAGACCCTTAGCTCTTGAAGACATCCCTTCTATTAGTGCAGAAGATGAATCCAGTTTGGCATACCAAAAGTTTGCTTATGTATGGGAGACACTAATAAGGGAGAAAAGCTCAATTGATAGGCGAAACTTGGTTCTTCGGGCCATAACAAAAGTGTACTTTAAGGAAAATATAATTATAGCAGTTTGTGCAATTCTTAGGACGATTTCTGTTGTAGCACTTCCATTATTGCTCTATGCTTTTGTAAATTATTCGAACCAGGAAGAGGAAAACCTGCAAAAGGGTCTTGTTTTACTAGGATTCCTTATTGTTTTGAAGGTTGTCGAGTCATTGTCGCAGAGGTATTGGTATTATGCTTCGAGGAGGTCTGGAATGAGGATGCGATCGGCATTAATGGTGGCAGTCTATCAGAAGCAGCTGAAGCTTTCGAGTTTGGGAAGGCGGAGACATTCGACTGGGGAAATTGTGAATTACATAGCAGTAGATGCCTATAGAATGGGGGAGTTTCCATGGTGGTTTCATTCAACTTGGAGTCTTGTGTTGCAGCTTTTCATGTCTATGGGAGTGCTTTTCTCAGTTGTTGGTCTCGGTGCTATACCCGGTATAGTCCCTCTTGTCATATGTGGATTCCTTAATATGCCATTTGCGAAGATCATACAAAAATGCCAATCTGAAGTCATGATCTCACAAGATGAGAGATTGAGAGCCATTTCTGAGATCTTAAACAGCATGAAGATCATCAAGTTGCAGTCCTGGGAGGATAAATTCAAGAGCTTGATCGAGTCCTTACGTGGCAAGGAGTTCAAATGGCTTTCTAAACAGCAGTTTTTGAGGCCTTATGGTACTATCTTGTATTGGATCTCTCCAACTATTGTTTCTTCAGTTGTCTTCTTGGGATGTGCTCTATTTGGGAGTGCCCCATTGAATGCTGGAACCATTTTTACAGTTCTTGCAACTCTAAGAAGCATGGCAGAACCTGTTAGAATGTTACCCGAGGCACTTTCGATTCTTATACAAGTCAAAGTTTCTTTTGACAGAATCAACACTTTTCTTCTTGATGACGAACTCAGGAATGATGAAGTAAGGAGATTTCCCCTGCAGAATTCTGATAAAAGTGTGACAGTAGAAGCAGGAAATTTCAGTTGGGTTCCTGAAATTGCAATTCCAACACTTAGAAATGTGGATTTGGAAATAAAAAGAGGGCAGAAGATAGCTGTTTGTGGACCGGTAGGGGCTGGAAAATCCTCAATCTTGTATGCAATGCTGGGAGAGATACCGACACTTTCAGGAACG GTTAGCGTGTTTGGATCCATTGCCTATGTTTCTCAAGTTTCATGGATCCAGAGTGGGACAATTCGTGACAACATACTCTATGGAAAGCCGATGGATGCAGACAAATATGACAAGGCCATTAACGCTTGTGCTCTGGATAAAGATATCAATAGTTTTGATCATGGTGATCTCACGGAAATAGGTCAAAGAGGGATTAACATGAGTGGAGGGCAGAAGCAAAGGATTCAACTCGCTCGAGCGATCTATAATGATGCCGACATCTATCTTCTTGATGACCCTTTCAGTGCTGTTGATGCACTTACAGCTTCTATTTTGTTCAAT GATTGTGTTATGACTGCTCTAGCGAAGAAAACTGTTGTCCTGGTAACTCATCAAGTGGAGTTTCTCTCAGAAGTTGATAGAATTTTG GTTATGGATGGTGGACAAATTACTCAATCAGGAAGCTATGAAAAGCTACTGATGGCTGGGACAGCATTTGAGCAGCTTGTGAATGCTCATAGAGATTCCGTAACAGCATTAGGTTCTTTGAATGGTCAAGGTGAAGGAGAATCAAGAGGGATAGCTCCCTTGATGTTTAACGGATGTTCTCCAACTAAACAGAACAGTGAAGGGGAGATCTCGGTGAAGGGTCCGCCTGGAATACAATTAACACAAGATGAAGAAGTGGAGATCGGCGATGTTGGATGGAAGCCATTCATGGATTATGTTTCTATCTCAAAAGGATCCGTTTATCTTTCTTTAAGCATTTTAACTCAGCTTACCTTTGTTGTTCTTCAGGCCACTTCGACCTATTGGCTGGCATTTTCCATTCAAATTCCTAACATGACCAACAGCATGTTGATAGGAGTTTACACCGGAGTTGCCACCCTTAGTGCAGTTTTTGTGTTTTTTAGATCCCATTATGCTGCTCACCTAGGTTTAAAAGCTTCTAAAGCCTTCCACTCTGGTCTCACCAATGCCATTTTCAAAGCTCCAATGCTTTTTTTCGATTCTACTCCTGTTGGCAGGATTCAAACCCGA GCTTCATCAGATATGAGTATTCTTGATTTCGACATTCCATTTGCCTTTGTGTTTGTGGCAGCCGGTGTAACTGAAGTCTTAACAACAGTCGGAATCATGGCCTTTATTACATGGCAAGTTCTCATTGTCGCGATTCTTGCTATGGTAGCAGTAAAGTACATTCAG GGATATTATATGTCCTCTGCAAGGGAGCTCATAAGAATTAATGGAACGACTAAAGCTCCCGTTATGAATTATGCAGCCGAGACATCACTTGGAGTGGTCACCATAAGAGCTTTTAACATGGTGGATAGGTTCTTTAGAAATAACCTGAAGCTTGTTGACACAGATGCCacacttttctttctttctaatGCAGCCATGGAATGGCTAGTTCTACGGATTGAAACACTTCAAAACCTTACTCTATTCACTGCTGCATTTTTCCTGCTTCTGCTTCCCAAAAACCAAGTCACACCCG GGCTTGTTGGGCTCTCTCTTTCCTACGCTTTATCACTGACCGTTACGCAAATTTTTGCATCCCGTTGGTACTGCAGCTTATGGAACTATATGATTTCGGTTGAAAGGATAAAACAATTCATGCACATACCTGAAGAACCTCCAGCGATTATAGAAGACAACAGGCCCCCATCTTCATGGCCTTCTAAGGGTAGGATTGAATTGCAAGAACTGAAG ATAAGATATCGCTCGAATGCTCCTTCAGTTCTCAAAGGAATCACTTGCACTTTCCAAGAAGGGAACAGAGTAGGAGTTGTTGGACGGACTGGAAGTGGAAAAACTACGCTCATAAGCGCCTTGTTTCGCCTAGTAGAGCCTGCAAGCGGGAAAATTCTTATAGATGGACTTGATATATGCTCTATGGGACTGAAAGATTTGAGAATGAAGCTTAGCATCATTCCTCAAGAGCCAACTCTATTTAGAGGCAGCATTCGAACTAACTTAGACCCCCTAGGCCTCTATTcagatgatgaaatatggaag GCTTTGGAGAAGTGTCAACTTAAAACAACAATCAGTGCGCTGCCAAACAAGCTAGATTCATCTG TGAGTGATGAAGGTGAGAATTGGAGTGTGGGGCAGCGACAACTCTTTTGCCTTGGAAGAGTTCTCTTGAAACGGAACCGAATCCTAGTGCTGGATGAAGCCACTGCTTCCATAGACTCTGCAACCGATGCCATTTTGCAAAGAATTATCAGAGAAGAGTTCTCAAATTGCACCGTCATAACAGTGGCTCATAGAGTTCCAACTGTTATAGACAGTGACATGGTCATGGTCCTCTCCTATG GTAAATTGCTGGAATATGATGAGCCTTCAAACCTTTTGGCAACAAACTCTTCCTTTTCTAAGCTAGTAGCTGAATATTGGTCAAGTTGCAGGAgaaattcatatcaaaattttagcAGTTATCAATGA